The Cryptococcus deuterogattii R265 chromosome 4, complete sequence genome segment CAGGCCTTAAAAAAGTTGCAGATTTCTCTCTCCGACTTTAGGCGTCTCTGTATTTTGAAGGGTATGTTCATGATGGCTCGAAATGAATTAGAAACTAATCCTTGAGCTAGGTATCTATCCCCGTGAGCCTCTCAACAAGAAGCGCGCCAACAAGGGCTCTTCGGCTCCTGCTTCATTCTACTATCACAAGGACATCCAGTATCTTCTCCACGAGCCTCTGCTTGTCAAGTTCCGAGAGCACAAGGCATTTGCCAAAAAGCTTGCTAGGGCCATCGGAAGACAAGAATGGGGGTTGGCGAAGAACTTGGAAGATGCTAAGCCAGTGGCGAGATTGGATCATCTTGTCAAGGAGAGGTGAGTACTCATTGAGTCGTTTTTTGAAAACTTTCATCTGATGGCCGACGTCTAGATATCCCACATTCACTCTTGCACTTCAAGATCTTCAGGATCCTCTCAATCTTGTCCACCTTTTCTCCACCCTTCCCACCAACCCTATCCCCGGAAAGACTCTCGTTCCTTCTGAAGTCATTGCCGAGTGCAACCGTCTTATTTCCGAATGGAAGCTCTGGGCCATCAGGACTCACTCTCTTCGAAAGATGTTCCTCGGTATCAAGGGCGTCTACTATGAGTGTGAGGTCCCCGGTCAGGGTGGTGAGCCCGTCAGGGTGAGGTGGCTTGAAGGTTTCGAGTTCCAACAGCACGTCCCGCACGATGTCGACTTTAGGATTCTTTTGACTTTCCTTGACCTTTACAGGACTATGGTTGGATTTGTACTTTTCAAGCTCTACACCGACGAAAATCTTGtatatcctcctcctttggACGTCGAGCTCGATGAGCAAGGAGAGTCTGTCGGCGCATTCAGGCTTGTTGAGAGAAAGGCTGCTGAGGGTGCCGATGGCAAGACTCAGGTGTCTAAGAAGGCTGTCCGAAAAGCCATCAAGGGCATCAAGGCCGCTGGTGATGACGCTGATGTGGacatggatgaagaagctgaggaggcaaacgaggaagaggacgaggaattTGTGGAGCGACCTAGCAAGGCTCAAGAGGTTGACGACGTTGCTTCAGCTCCTCTCACTACTTACAACTCTCTTCTCGCCACTTCTTCTACCCCTGCCCGGCAaaaccttctcttctccccttACACCTTTTATCTTTCTCGAGAAACCTCTTCCAGAACTTGGGAATTCGTCGTCCGTGCCATGGGCGGCAAGGTCATCACCTCACTCACTGCTCCCACCCCAGCCGATGCCCCCAATGCCGACTCTATCACCCACGTTATCATCGACCGACCTATCACCGCcgagaggatgagggagatggaagctggTAGGAAATGGGTCTGGATCCAACCCCAGTGGGTTGCGGACTGTGTGAACAAACAAAAAATCATTAGCAGCGAAGGCTATGGCCCTggtcagcttcttccccctcatCTCAGTCCTTGGGACGGTGAGGGTGAGTTGTACAGGCCCTGgttggaagagcaaggtGAGAAGGCTGCcgagggcgaggaaggtgaggatgaggaggaagctgcCGAGCAGAATGAGGACGAGtctgaggatgaagaagaggaaggcaCGGAGGAAGTTGCCGCTGAATACCCTCCCGCTCTCCTCGCTGCCGCTCAGAACCCCTCAGAtgcttctctcctccacgCTGCTGAACTCGAAGCCGAGACCAACGGTGTTTCTCATTCTGCTTTCCGCGCTCAACTCAAAGAGGCCACCAAGGTTCACGCCAAGAAGGTTCCTGTCTctcagaaagagaagaagggagaggaggatttGAGGAAGATCATGAtgagcaacaagaaggcTAAGCTCTACGAAAAGATGCAGTACTCCAACCGCGAAAGggctgctgagaaggagaagctcgagaagaagagaagggctatcgagaagaggaaggccaAAGAGGCCAAGGCTTAGATTTGGAGATAGGGGACATGTGCGATTTACTTTCGGCTCTCTACTGCATCTTGTTTAGATATACCCATGTACTTGTTTGATATAGCTACATCACGTCTTGGCAATTACTACTTGAACCATGTTTCATGACTTTAAGAACTTCGATGAGCAAGAGTAGGTGTGGCTTGGTTGACGGGCATGACGactgaaaaaaaagtcagtcTGGTACACAGCTCCTTGGGGATCAGTTGTCTTACAAAGTTGCGCAATATTGACATGCGCAGGCCTAGAGGCACACCAAACTATTTCTTCGGCGATATCCTGAGCAACCACTGACCAACTCGTCAGCTTCGTTTCTATTTTTACTTTGGAGTGTAACACGCACAGGGCTGAATCCCCTTGTAAACGGCATCAGCAGCGTCCTTGTCGCCCCTGAACCTGACAATGGAGAACTCTGTCTCCACCATACCCGGTTGAACCTCACAGACTCTGATGGGGGTGTTGACAAGTTCTCTCAATAAACTGCCGGTGAAAGCAGCAAGGGCATGCTTGGTAGCGCAGTAGATGGAGCCGCCAGCGTAAGGTTCACGACCTGCAATAGAACCGAGGTTGATAATCATGCCAGCGTTTCGTTGCTTGAATTGACGAACAAAGATCTGAGTCAAGTGAATGAGACCAAGGACTAGAAAAGTATAATTGTTCAGTATGGTAAAATAAATCATATATATGGCATCTTACCGTTGGTTGAGAACATCACATTGATGTCATCGTCGGCTGAAGGACATTTAAACTGGGTAAGCTCAACACTTCAATCAACGACGAGATGATGTGTGACCAACAGATGTCTAACGTGCAGTACCATTGCTTATCAGCTTCATTCCTCCATTCATTCAGAATGATAACATACCTCCCACTTGTTCTTTACCTCTTACCATACCAGCATTGTTGACAAGACTGTGAGAGACACTCGAATCAGCTTATACATTACTTGCCAATCAACAACCATGCACACTGACATGTCAACTTCCAAGCCTTCAAGCTTACCGGGGATCGCATCCAAGTGCTCATTCTTCTGCATGTCCGCTTCGATAACGACCACTTTACCGCCCTCCTTTAATCCAGACTCTTTGTGGGCAGCTTCACATTTGGCTTTCACTGCTTGAAGCTTGTCCGCTCGTCGAGCCATGAGGACGACATTGGACCCGCATTTGGCGAAGAGTTCGGCGGTTGAGGCGCCGATGCCGGCAGAGGCACCAGTCACAAGGACTTGAATAAGATATCAGGATGGTAAGTCTTTGAGTACATAGCTATTGGAGAGCATACCAGTTTTACCAGCCAATCTATGTCGTCAAGTTAGCCGCATAACTTTCACCAGATAAGAAACGGGGCGTGTTGTGAACGTACCGAGAGGTATTGAATACAGACATGGTTCTGATCTGTTGTAGGACTACTTTTCTTCTAGGTTGGGTTAGTAAAAGATTCGTTACTGTTTTTGTCAAGATACTAAACATTGTTTTATTATAGCTGAAGTCAACTCCGGAGGGGCAGTGGCCGGAACGAACGGGAGGGATGTGAAATGGTTATATGGACGGAAGCTAATTGTGTGCCGAAAGACCTCGGCTAAATCGCGACTGCCGACCACCGAGATAAGGACAACGACACTGCTGTGGGGCAACGCCCGACCCCTACGAGCTTAAGTGACAAAATGTTTAATGCGTGAGCTCCCAACGCAACAAAATAGACTCTTGCTATAGGGCCTTACAATACTTAATAGTCTGAGTATTAAGCacaagagggaaaaagaaaggttGTCTATTGCTCTCCCCATTTAGCTACCTCCGCTCACACTCTCCGTCGGTCGTTCACTTGGGATTCTCTGGTGGTAACTCCGTCTTCCGCTTGACGGCGTGATGtcaccttttctccaaGAGTGCTTGATTATGTAGAAGAAGCTTGCATGGTCTATTGCCTGTGGTACAATATTCATTGAGTTGCTAAAATGATTTGCAATGCTACATACACGTATCTATACAAACATTGCTGTTTTGACGAACTATTTCATGGAGTCATAAATCACTCTACAATAATGTTCTTCACTTCTACTGTCACTATGACTCTGCACCATTCTTTAAGGCTCCAATACCGCGCTATTGTAATTATCAGTGACTGCCTAATTCATAAGGGCAGAAATGTACTCACATCAATAATCCCCTCACTTCTGTCACTGGCATCACTGACTGTTGCACCATGCCTAAAAAACCTTGAAATTCGGCTGTGCAGTCATTGCCCTCACCATCTGATAGGGCAAACCCTACTGTAATACAACGATTATACCTTGTCTGGAAAGGCCAGTGACGGACGTATGGCGTATGCAAAGAACACTGAGCCTTCATACAGCATCCTGCCCCATCCGATCAAGGAAATTAAGCTGAAGAGCGCTCGGTTAGTACCATGGTGGGGACCACGTGCGAATCCGAATACCGTGACTTCcatttttgcttttccttttttttctttttttcttttttggaTGGATATACGTCCTTTTCCTAGTGTATAGAGGTTTGcgggatggaaagagagatgaacCATTCGTCTTACTACCCCCGCAGCGCCAAAGGAGGATTGGTACTTCCCGCGGCCCCGGCagcaccatcttcatcctcgaaGAAATGCCCGAGACTGTGCAACGCCCCAACAAGATCGCCAATTGACGCATTATCCATGACCACTGATTCATTTGTGGGTGGTGAAGCAGGAATGTCAAGACTGACTTGGCTCGCATTCGGCCCGAACGATCGCATGTCTGCGAATTGCACAACTGAGAAGTGTGCAGATGCTGCTCTGGTCTCGGTAGCACAGGTATTGAAGACTGCACGAACGTTTTCTCGAGTGAGGGTCGATAGCTCTTTTGCCTTTGGCACACTCCATCCACTTTCCTCTACCACTCCAAACACTTCACCGTAGCCAGGTACCATTGCACCATTATCGCCAGCAGCTATTGCCGTAGCAGTCACCGGCATGTCTAGGACATCAAGTGCTTGAGAAGCATGCTTAGTAGTAAGCAATCTCAGGAGAGGCTGTAAAAGTTCATTCCCGTGCGTTTGGAGCGGTACTCTAGCCTCCGGAGATTGAAGAACCAACTTGAGTACTTGCAtactcttttctctcatccAATCGTACGTGTTGAGAACGAAGCCCAAAAGGAGCGTGACGATATCCAAAGCATGAGTCGGCATGTAGTCGCGCAAAAGGCTTGCTGCTTGACGGATAAAGTCATCCTTGGACCTGAAGCGGACTTTGGCGAATGATGTAAGGAGACGGGAAAAGCTAGCTTGACCTTGTTGGTCTGCTATCTCAGCCAGGTCGAGCGCCATACCAGCTAGCTCTTCATTAGGTTCTCCAAGATCTGTCGAGTGAAGCATCCAGGGTAAGGCGGCAATGAAACCGTGGATCAATCGGTCATTCGGGGCATCAATCAACTCATTGTGGGAAGCACTAGTTAGACGGCGAATAAGGTCAAATGTCAAGAATGCAGTTTTCGACGATCGCAAGCCGACTAGAAGTAGAGATTGAAGATAAGGTGCCGGGCCGACCCAATCTGCCGGCCGATACGAATTGAGAAGTTGAACAACCGCTGGATCGGAGAGGTTAGTTTTGTCCAGAACATGTGAGAGCAATTCTATAACTTCGGAAAATTCGGTCTCGTAGGGCGTAGTGAGGCATGCAAGACTACACCAGAAGATCTGGGGATATGTCAATGCTTCGGCTGAGCTGAGAGACTGTACGATAGAGGCGAACGTTCGGAGTACCTCTGAGTTAAAAGTCTGGATTTCAGGGGATGAGCTGCCTATCGTACTTGAAAGTCGGGCCAAAGTATCCGAGACCATGCGTGGGTTGATCTTTGGAGAAAGGATACGCAGAACTTGGAAAGATCGACAAGCCAAATGACGCATAGGGCAGGTAGTGGCCCAGCTCAAAGCAAGCTCGCCCCAATGCTGGCGAACCTCGGGATGTagagggaggagaatcCCGAGAATCTTTACAACAAGTGTAGTCATTTTGATAGGCGCAAGAAATGCGACGTCTGTCCCGCCCATATCGTCACTCTGCCAAAACGTGTTTCTGCTTCGCGCCAGCGAGGTCACCTGGTGCTCAGCTGATGACCAAATCGCATGCGCGTCTTTAGATGACATTCTGGAAAAGCTACAGATCCACGCTCTGAGAACTTGAAAGAGTACGATCTGTGCTTGTTCCCTCAGCGCTGATGAAGGGTGATCACACTGTATGAGAGCAGCATGCAGTAGAGCCGGCAGTTTCTGAGGCAGACCTACGTCTCCGAGTCGATGCGGTAGCAGTTCACTCGCGAAAATTAACGCCAGCTGCCCTGTAGAGAATGTCTGTGACTTTGTCGAAGGTGCGCTCATAATAGTGTCAAGATTTGCAAGTGATGACATGGGACTTGGCGGCACATCAGCGTCAGGTAGGGCGACCATGGCATTGGGCTCGACGAAATTGCAAATATCCTCGAAGATTGAATCTGCGGCCGGGCTGCTAGCAAGGCAAGCGATAATCCTCTGAGCATGTTCGACAAAATCAGGTGATCTTCGTTTTCCGCCTTGCTCAAATAGGAACTTGACCAGCGCGGTTGTATTTTCTGATTGAATGGTATCAGATCCGACAAATGAAAGGATGATCGCCTTAACCTCTTCGATATAATCATCGCCAAACCTCACGCCTAAGTAGACGAGATTATGCAGTGCTTTCAACTGTCTTGTAACTTGCTCAGCCTCAAGCTCAGATGTGTCTGATAGAACCTCCAAGTGCTGTGCCCAAGGGCTAATTATATACAGCGTGGCTTGTCGCCGCGGAGCTTCAAGCTGGCTTAAGCGAACAGTACACTCGCTGAGGAACTCGAAAGAGCTATCGGCATAGATTGCAGCCAGCTGACTGGACAATATGGTCTGGGCCTTCCGATAAACAACCGGGGAAAAGCTACCGATTGATGGGAGCATTTTACTTGCTGTGATTTGGTGCTCTGGAAGCATGAATAGAGCTTCTATCAGTTGGAAAGCTCGTTGTCGGATATGGGAGACCGGATGACCAAGTTTTGACAGGGTTAGACACGCAATCTGTTCGATAGGCAAAGTAATAAGACCCTCGGATAGAAGGTCCGCCACGACACCAAAGAACGATGAGTCAAGGGGAAACTGTTCGCCTTCACCAAATGACTGGTGCAAAACCTCATCCAAAAGACGCTCACATTGCCAATTGTATTTGAGCAAAGCAAACAAAGCTCTCCTTTAAAAATATTAGTTATCACCCTGGACAAACTAAGATCACCGCAACTTACTTTCCAGTCACATTATGCGATGTATTTCCAGACCCGAACATACCTCTTATCCACCTCAATACTAAAAGTGGCTCTACAATATGCTCTGACGCTTGTTGTGCGGGGCTTGAGTCTGAGACTGATATCAGCTTTCCTTGCTATGGATGACCGTCAGCTACTAATCCCTCGTCAAACCACTATCAGTTCGACTCACGCAAAGTCCTGCCATTGCCTCTGCTGCCGCCATCGACAGTAGCTTAGTCTTGTTCTGCAAATTATCCAGATATGTCGCCTTATCTTTTTCGCCCTTGTAACCCCCCGCGGCTGCCTGCAGCATTTGACTTTCTCTGGCTTTTGCCACATCAGGCCGACGCCCGACCAGACACCACTCAGTACACAGTTTGAAAAT includes the following:
- a CDS encoding malonic semialdehyde reductase encodes the protein MSVFNTSRLAGKTVLVTGASAGIGASTAELFAKCGSNVVLMARRADKLQAVKAKCEAAHKESGLKEGGKVVVIEADMQKNEHLDAIPGKLEGLEVDILVNNAGMVRGKEQVGDISDDDINVMFSTNVLGLIHLTQIFVRQFKQRNAGMIINLGSIAGREPYAGGSIYCATKHALAAFTGSLLRELVNTPIRVCEVQPGMVETEFSIVRFRGDKDAADAVYKGIQPLVAQDIAEEIVWCASRPAHVNIAQLFVMPVNQATPTLAHRSS
- a CDS encoding pescadillo, whose translation is MAKIKKRGESGAAKNYVTRNQALKKLQISLSDFRRLCILKGIYPREPLNKKRANKGSSAPASFYYHKDIQYLLHEPLLVKFREHKAFAKKLARAIGRQEWGLAKNLEDAKPVARLDHLVKERYPTFTLALQDLQDPLNLVHLFSTLPTNPIPGKTLVPSEVIAECNRLISEWKLWAIRTHSLRKMFLGIKGVYYECEVPGQGGEPVRVRWLEGFEFQQHVPHDVDFRILLTFLDLYRTMVGFVLFKLYTDENLVYPPPLDVELDEQGESVGAFRLVERKAAEGADGKTQVSKKAVRKAIKGIKAAGDDADVDMDEEAEEANEEEDEEFVERPSKAQEVDDVASAPLTTYNSLLATSSTPARQNLLFSPYTFYLSRETSSRTWEFVVRAMGGKVITSLTAPTPADAPNADSITHVIIDRPITAERMREMEAGRKWVWIQPQWVADCVNKQKIISSEGYGPGQLLPPHLSPWDGEGELYRPWLEEQGEKAAEGEEGEDEEEAAEQNEDESEDEEEEGTEEVAAEYPPALLAAAQNPSDASLLHAAELEAETNGVSHSAFRAQLKEATKVHAKKVPVSQKEKKGEEDLRKIMMSNKKAKLYEKMQYSNRERAAEKEKLEKKRRAIEKRKAKEAKA